The sequence below is a genomic window from Streptomyces parvus.
CTCTCCGGCCAGCTCGTGTCTGCGGGACTCGACTGCGTAGTGCAGCAGTGCCTCAGGGGTCAGGTCCTTCAGGTCGATACCGAAGACGGTCAGCGCGCAGCAGACGTCGAACTTTGTGCGGGTGCGGCGGGCCTGGCTCATGGGCAGCAGGTCGGCCCGCCGGCAGAACTCCTCCAGCAAGGGGTCCTGGGCGACACCGCGGAACCAGGGCGAGTAGTGGAAGAACCGGTTGCAGCGGAAGCCCAGCAAGGTGGGACGCACCAGCCGCAGGGCGAACGCCTGGCCTGTCGCGCAGTTCAGCTTCGTCCGCAGGGGCCGGTTGTCACCGGCGGCGTCCCCGACCGGCCGTCCCCCGTCGTGGCCGGAGGCTTCCCACCGCTCCTGCCACGTGTCTCCGGGAAAGGTGGAGAGGTGTCCGAGGAGGGCCCGCATGGAACCTCGTTGCTTCCGCTTCAGGGCCTCGGACTGGGAGAAGTGATCGGCCGTCACGCTGACGATGTCCTCCGCTGGCGCCGTGCTGAGGTCACCCAGCGAGCGCGGCGGCCGGGACGGCGGCGGAGGCGGAGCCGGGAGGATCGCGGTCGGCGCGTAGACGCCGCTCCGGGCGGGCTCCTCGGCCTCGTGGCGGCGGACCCGGTTGGTCGTCGGGCCCTTGATCCGCATGCTGTTTCCGACCTTACTGCCCGGCACCGAACACCGCCTCGATGTCGTCCGCGGCGTACTGGGTCGGCCACGACACCGGCTTAACCGGCCGGGCGTAGTAGGCCCCGAGCTTGTCCAGCAGGTCGTCCAGGCCGACGGCCGTGTAGAGCTCGGTGGTGCTGATATGAGCGTGGCGCAAGATCGTCTGTACTTCGTGCAGCTTCAGCTCCGGGTCCCGGGCCATCCGCTTCGCGGCCGTATGCCGCAGATCGTGCAGGGTCCAGTTCGCCCCAAGGACCTCGCAGGCCCGCTGGAAGACGCGGCGGGCCGCCCAGTAGGTCAGCGGGCGGGACTCGCCCCGGCGGGTCCGCCAGACGGGCATCCCCTCGGGCGGCAGTCCATCCTCCTCCAGATAGGCGGCCAGGTAGGCCAGTCCTTCCGGGGAGGTCGGGACCGGTTGCCGGGCCCGGGTGCCCTTGGAGATCACCCAGAGCTGGCCCTTGGTCCACTCGATGTCTCCGAGACCGATCCCCAGCAGCTCGGACGCCCGGGAGGCGGAGGCCAGGTAGTTCGACAACAGGGCCTTGTCCCGGGCGCACTTCATCTGCGCGAACAGCTCGTCCCACTGGTCGTCGGGGATGGACCGCGGATGTCGGATCGGCGCCTTCGGCCTCAGTCGGGCCCGCCGGTGCTGCCGGCGGACCTCCAGCGGCGAGCGGTGGGCCAGCGCGGCCCGGCGGGCCGCGCTCTCCGGGACCGGGTTCACCACCGGACCGCGGCCGAAGGGATGGTGGAAGGCGTAGAAGCCGTGGACGACCGTCAGATTGTGGGCGATCGTCGCCGGCGCATATCCGGGCCGCAGGGTGGGCTTGCCCGTCTTCGGGTTCACGGACCCGGCCGGGTAGCTGCCGGGGCGCCTCCGTTCGCGCTGGGGGTTGCGGGCGTGCCGAAGCCAGCCCACCAGGGCCGCGGTCTCCGCCTCGGTGACCTGCTCCCATCCCACGTCCAGGGCCCACAGCACCCGATGCCAGCGCAACAGGTCATAGCCGTAGCTCCGGCAGGTCGCCGTACTGGCGTCGCCGAGCATCCGGTCCCGCAGGTAGACGCTGACCGGCTCGATCTCACGGCCGGCGGCATCCGCCACCAGCCACGGCAGCGACGGCGTCGTACCCGCGACCACAGCCCCGACCCGCGGCAGCCGTACCCGCCCGTCAATCAGTTCTCGATGAAGCGAAGGATTCTCATGCACGCTCACATGATCAGAACTCATGGCCCCCGGACCCAACAGATCCCCGAGTTGGTGCAGTTAACAGACCCTGCGCTCCACCGCGCCATCGGGATCGGCGCGGCCGCCGTCACCACCTGGCTCACCACCCGCCCCGGAGCCCGCTGAAATGGCGAACGAGAAGGTGGCTTCGTTCACGTTCAGCAGCAGCGTTTGTTCACGGGTTGCGGCAGCAGTTGATGCTCGGCGGGCTCGTAGATGTTCACGAGAAATGACGGCGCTGTCGCTCCGTGTCGGCAAATTGCCGTGCGGAGGTCCCGGCCAGGTCTCACACTGCGGGCATGGATGAAGCCAGCGCTCCCGCGTCCGTCGTATCCTCGGAGCAGTCGAGCGAGTTACTGGGGTATCCCCCCGACGCTCGGTTGCTGATCGTCAACTGCGATGACTTCGGGATGTATCCAGCGATCAACGCCGCAGTGATCGAGTCGATCGAAGAGGGCATCGCCGGCTCGTGCAGCCTGATGGTCCCGTGTCCTGGGGCGCCGCAGGCCATGAGACTGCTCGGCAGGAAGCCGCAGATCCCGTTCGGTATCCACCTGACCCTGGTGTGCGAGATGCCCGGCATCCGGTGGGGTCCGCTGATCGCCAGAGAACGGGTTCCCTCACTGCTGGACCCCGCGGGGAAGCTGTTCTCTCCGACCCCTGGCGGCCGGGCGGCCTTGCTCGCCCAGGCTCGGCTCGATGAGATCGAACTCGAGTTCCGCGCCCAGATCGATGCCGTCGCCGGCACTGGGCTCACGCCGACGCATCTGGACTTTCATTGCCTGGCTGATGGGGGCCGCGACGACATCCTCGACCTGACCGTAGCTCTGGCAGCGGAGTACGGCCTCGCGGTCAGGGTCTGGCTCGAACCCGGGCGCCAAGCGATGCGGGAACGTGGCCTGCCGGTCACCGACAACGACTTCCTGGACAGTTTCTCCCTTGACATCGAGGGCAAGGCGGCCCGATACGCTCAGATGCTGCGTGACCTGCCTGCCGGGCTCAATGAATGGGCGGTCCATCCCAGTCTGGGCGACAAGGAGTCGCAGGCCGTCGACGACGGCTGGCTCGTGCGGCGGACGGACTACGACTTCCTGACATCGCCGCAGGCCCGTGAGGTTCTCCAGCAGGAAGACATAGCCGTGATCGACTACCGAACGATTCAGCGAGTCTGGTCCCAGAGCGTCCGCCCTCGATGAGTGCCTGTGTTCAAAGTCCCGATGGGAGTTCCCCAGCTCAGGATTCGAACAGGCTGGTCTACGAGACGTTCACCGAGGTGCCCGCCGCCCGGGGCTGGAGCGGTTCTTCGTCCTTGGCGTTCGCCGACCAGACCCAAGTCAGTCGTGGGTGTGCATGGTGCGGTAGTCGGTGTAGCCGGTGGGCCCGCCGGTGTACATCGCGTACTTGGCGCGGACGGTGTTGATCGGGGCTCCGGTGCGGATGCGCTGGACGAGGTCGGGGTTGGCGAGGAACGGGCGGCCCAGTGCGATGAGGTCGGCGCCTGCGACCAGGAGGCGTTCGGCTGCTTCGCGTCCGCCGTCTGCGGGGATCTGGTCGGCGGGCAGGACCGGGTTGGCGATCAGAGTGCCGGTCCAGAGTTCACGCAGCCGGGCGAAGAGCGGCTGCGCGGGATCGGCGAAGGCGACGTGCAGGTAGGCCAGCCCCTTGCCCGCGTTGGCCTTCAGTAGGGCGGGGTAGAGGTCGTCGGCGTCGGTGTCGGTGATGCCGTTGACGGTGTTCCCGGGGGAGATGCGCAGGCCGGTGCGATCCGCGCCGATCGCGTCGGCAACGGCGTCGACGACTTCGGTGGTGAAGCGGATGCGGTTGTCGATGCTGCCACCGTAGGCGTCGGTGCGCTGGTTGGTGTTGGGCGCGAGGAACTGGTGGAGCAGGTAGCCGTTGGCGCTGTGGACCTCGACCCCGGCGAAGCCCGCGTCGACGGCGCGGCGGGCTGCGGCGGCGAAGTCGGCGATGGTCTGCCGGATGTCGTCGGACGTCATTTCGCGCGGGGTGACCGCTTCCTGGAAGCCGGAAGGGGTGTAGATGGGGTCGGGCAGCGCGATCGGCGAGGGCGCGATCGGGGTGAGGCCGCTGTTGTCGGGGTGGCCGACGCGTCCGCCGTGCTGGATCTGCAGGAACATCGGACCGCCGCCAGCGGCCTGGACGGCCTTGGTGACCTGACGCCATCCGGCGGTGTGGGCTTCGGTGTGCAGCGCGGTGATATTCGGATAGGTCTGGCCGACCGTGTTCGGGGTGGACGCTTCCGCGATGATCGCCCCGGCCGAGGCGCGCTGACTGTAGTACTCGGCCATCAGCGGGGTGGGTGTGCCGTCGCTCTCGGCGCGGTTGCGGGTCATGGGGGCGATGACCAGGCGGTTCGCCAGCTCGTGGCGGCCGAGGAGGGCAGGGGCCAGGAGGGGGGAGGTCGTCGTTTCGTGCGTCATGTGTTTACCGTAGAAGTTGACACCAATGTGAGAATCAAGCGGAAATGATGTGATCTACGTCATGCGAATCGGGCAGCTGGCCCGGCGTACGGGCGTCAGTGAGCGCTCGTTGCGCTACTACGAGCAGGAGGGCCTGCTGTCAGCCCAGCGCACCCCGGGCGGACACCGGGAGTACGCCGAGGCGGCGGTGGCCCGGGTGCAGCGAATCCAGGAACTGTACGCCGCCGGCCTGTGCAGCTC
It includes:
- a CDS encoding alkene reductase, with amino-acid sequence MTHETTTSPLLAPALLGRHELANRLVIAPMTRNRAESDGTPTPLMAEYYSQRASAGAIIAEASTPNTVGQTYPNITALHTEAHTAGWRQVTKAVQAAGGGPMFLQIQHGGRVGHPDNSGLTPIAPSPIALPDPIYTPSGFQEAVTPREMTSDDIRQTIADFAAAARRAVDAGFAGVEVHSANGYLLHQFLAPNTNQRTDAYGGSIDNRIRFTTEVVDAVADAIGADRTGLRISPGNTVNGITDTDADDLYPALLKANAGKGLAYLHVAFADPAQPLFARLRELWTGTLIANPVLPADQIPADGGREAAERLLVAGADLIALGRPFLANPDLVQRIRTGAPINTVRAKYAMYTGGPTGYTDYRTMHTHD
- a CDS encoding polysaccharide deacetylase family protein, which gives rise to MDEASAPASVVSSEQSSELLGYPPDARLLIVNCDDFGMYPAINAAVIESIEEGIAGSCSLMVPCPGAPQAMRLLGRKPQIPFGIHLTLVCEMPGIRWGPLIARERVPSLLDPAGKLFSPTPGGRAALLAQARLDEIELEFRAQIDAVAGTGLTPTHLDFHCLADGGRDDILDLTVALAAEYGLAVRVWLEPGRQAMRERGLPVTDNDFLDSFSLDIEGKAARYAQMLRDLPAGLNEWAVHPSLGDKESQAVDDGWLVRRTDYDFLTSPQAREVLQQEDIAVIDYRTIQRVWSQSVRPR
- a CDS encoding tyrosine-type recombinase/integrase produces the protein MVAGTTPSLPWLVADAAGREIEPVSVYLRDRMLGDASTATCRSYGYDLLRWHRVLWALDVGWEQVTEAETAALVGWLRHARNPQRERRRPGSYPAGSVNPKTGKPTLRPGYAPATIAHNLTVVHGFYAFHHPFGRGPVVNPVPESAARRAALAHRSPLEVRRQHRRARLRPKAPIRHPRSIPDDQWDELFAQMKCARDKALLSNYLASASRASELLGIGLGDIEWTKGQLWVISKGTRARQPVPTSPEGLAYLAAYLEEDGLPPEGMPVWRTRRGESRPLTYWAARRVFQRACEVLGANWTLHDLRHTAAKRMARDPELKLHEVQTILRHAHISTTELYTAVGLDDLLDKLGAYYARPVKPVSWPTQYAADDIEAVFGAGQ